The following coding sequences are from one Chloroflexota bacterium window:
- a CDS encoding DinB family protein: MIRSTSDFIAYLASIRKRTLNYARLVPAARLDWSPQAGEFTCADILRHIAAGERMFVGVVTQNRWKYDGHRGEQKSVEELIAYLEHIHGEAMEALRALPDGELDQMRAPLEGNAQVKAWRWLMAMTEHEIHHRSQLAMYLLLMGITPPHIYGLGVEDLLARATE, translated from the coding sequence ATGATTCGGTCCACCTCAGATTTCATCGCGTACTTGGCGAGCATCCGTAAACGCACGCTCAACTACGCGCGGCTTGTGCCGGCGGCTCGCCTCGACTGGTCGCCGCAGGCGGGCGAGTTCACCTGCGCGGATATTTTGCGTCACATTGCTGCGGGCGAAAGGATGTTTGTTGGCGTCGTGACGCAGAACCGGTGGAAGTACGACGGACATCGCGGCGAGCAGAAAAGTGTGGAAGAACTCATCGCGTATCTCGAGCATATTCACGGCGAAGCGATGGAGGCGTTGCGCGCGCTGCCCGATGGGGAACTCGATCAAATGCGCGCGCCGCTGGAGGGCAACGCGCAGGTGAAAGCCTGGCGTTGGCTTATGGCAATGACCGAACACGAGATCCATCATCGCAGTCAGTTGGCAATGTATTTATTATTGATGGGCATTACCCCGCCGCACATCTATGGCTTGGGTGTGGAAGATTTACTTGCCAGGGCGACAGAGTGA